Proteins found in one Nocardia brasiliensis ATCC 700358 genomic segment:
- a CDS encoding XdhC family protein yields the protein MRDLATELLQWHTAGKSYAVATVIGVSGSAPRPPGAALAVDAEGVVIGSVSGGCVEGAVYELCREALRTGQPVRESFGYSDDDAFAVGLTCGGTIEVFVQPITPADFGTIEALLRSVEPVALVRDLNSGAAMALGPWWTLGATFDPVVAAEARAMFDAGSTGLRIIGCGDREATVFVESYVPPPRMIVFGAIDYAAALTRIGRFLGYRVTVCDARPVFATKARFPDAHEVVVDWPDRYLRHTTVDARTVLCVLTHDAKFDIPLLELALRLPVAYVGAMGSRRTHEDRMASLRAAGLSETELSALHSPIGLDLGGRTAEETAVSIAAEIVAVRRGGSAQPLRASGGPIHRDLIPTW from the coding sequence ATGCGTGACCTCGCGACAGAACTCCTGCAGTGGCACACGGCGGGCAAGTCGTATGCCGTCGCCACCGTCATCGGCGTCAGCGGCAGTGCGCCGCGACCGCCCGGCGCCGCCCTCGCGGTGGACGCCGAAGGCGTTGTCATCGGCAGTGTTTCCGGTGGCTGCGTCGAGGGCGCGGTGTACGAGCTCTGTCGCGAGGCCCTGCGCACCGGGCAGCCGGTGCGCGAAAGCTTCGGCTACAGCGATGACGACGCCTTCGCCGTCGGGCTCACCTGCGGTGGCACCATCGAAGTGTTCGTGCAGCCGATCACCCCGGCGGACTTCGGCACCATCGAGGCGCTGCTGCGCTCGGTCGAGCCGGTGGCCCTCGTGCGTGACCTGAACTCCGGCGCGGCAATGGCTTTGGGTCCGTGGTGGACGCTCGGCGCCACCTTCGACCCGGTGGTCGCGGCGGAGGCGAGAGCGATGTTCGACGCGGGCAGCACCGGCCTGCGAATCATCGGGTGCGGTGACCGGGAAGCCACCGTGTTCGTGGAATCCTATGTGCCGCCGCCGCGGATGATCGTCTTCGGCGCCATTGATTACGCCGCGGCGCTCACCCGGATCGGCCGGTTCCTGGGCTATCGGGTGACCGTCTGTGACGCCCGTCCGGTGTTCGCCACCAAGGCGCGCTTTCCGGACGCCCACGAGGTCGTGGTGGACTGGCCCGACCGATATTTGCGGCACACCACGGTCGACGCCCGCACCGTGCTGTGCGTGCTGACCCATGACGCGAAGTTCGATATTCCGTTGCTGGAGTTGGCATTACGGCTGCCGGTCGCCTATGTGGGCGCGATGGGGTCACGACGCACACACGAGGATCGGATGGCGAGTCTACGGGCCGCGGGCTTGTCGGAAACCGAACTGTCCGCACTGCATTCACCGATCGGACTCGATCTCGGCGGGCGCACGGCGGAGGAGACCGCGGTGTCCATCGCCGCGGAGATCGTCGCGGTCCGCCGGGGCGGATCGGCCCAGCCGTTGCGCGCGAGCGGCGGACCTATTCACCGGGACCTGATTCCCACCTGGTGA
- a CDS encoding NAD(P)-dependent oxidoreductase → MSKIGFIGLGIMGSPMAGHLVAAGHEVTGYDIGPRGLEKLKEAGGAAAASVAEAVRDKDIVITMLPQDEQIEAVFGDIVAHTEPGTLYIDFSTITPKTAKWTAAEGKKNRLRVLDAPVSGGEAGAVNAALSIMVGGTQADFDSATSIFQALGKTFALVGGNGAGQCVKAANQLVVGGTYALVAEAILLMENLGADAAKGLDVLAGGLAGSKILELKRETMLARNFVPGFRIDLHHKDMGIIQAAAREAEVAIPMGALTAQLIAAARAMGYGSLDHSGLLLVAEALSGKGE, encoded by the coding sequence ATGAGCAAGATCGGTTTTATCGGCCTCGGGATCATGGGCAGCCCGATGGCGGGGCACCTCGTCGCGGCCGGTCACGAGGTGACCGGCTACGACATCGGCCCCAGGGGGCTGGAAAAGCTCAAAGAGGCAGGCGGTGCCGCCGCGGCCAGCGTCGCGGAGGCGGTGCGCGACAAGGACATCGTGATCACGATGCTGCCGCAGGACGAGCAGATCGAGGCGGTGTTCGGCGACATCGTCGCGCACACCGAGCCGGGCACGCTGTACATCGACTTCTCCACGATCACCCCGAAGACGGCCAAATGGACTGCGGCCGAAGGCAAGAAGAACCGCCTGCGGGTGCTGGACGCGCCGGTGAGCGGCGGCGAAGCCGGCGCGGTCAACGCCGCGCTGTCGATCATGGTCGGCGGCACGCAGGCCGACTTCGACTCGGCGACATCGATTTTCCAGGCGCTCGGCAAGACCTTCGCGCTGGTCGGCGGCAACGGCGCGGGGCAGTGCGTCAAGGCGGCCAACCAGCTCGTGGTCGGCGGGACGTACGCCCTTGTCGCCGAGGCCATCTTGCTGATGGAGAATCTCGGCGCGGACGCGGCGAAGGGGCTGGACGTGCTGGCGGGTGGCCTCGCGGGCAGCAAGATCCTCGAGCTCAAGCGCGAGACCATGCTGGCCCGCAACTTCGTCCCCGGTTTCCGGATCGACCTGCACCACAAGGACATGGGCATCATCCAGGCCGCCGCGCGCGAGGCCGAGGTCGCCATTCCGATGGGCGCGCTGACCGCGCAGTTGATCGCCGCGGCCAGGGCGATGGGCTACGGCTCGCTGGATCACTCCGGGTTGTTGCTGGTGGCCGAAGCACTGTCGGGCAAGGGCGAATGA
- a CDS encoding NCS2 family permease, producing MTQVQTHSSVPEPATGRSALDRFFRLSDRKTSVSREIRGGITTFVAMAYVILLVPLIIGGVQDIDGNTLSIAQLTTATAFSAGLSTILMGLVGNVPLALAAGLGVVPVVAFQAAPHMTWPQAMGLVVLMGVIIVILAATGLRTMIINAIPLALKNAIGVGIGMFIAMIGLVSAGVVGHGAQTGPPVTLGAGGHLSGWPVVIFAVGLLLMLALFIRKVPGAMLISIAIATVLAIVVNSLAKIDPKTWGPVVPETPKGLFAAPDFGLLFDIDLIGGFAEAGGLVAGVVLFTLVLTGFFDAMGTVFGVCDEAGLLDEKGTMPGLGKVLTVDGVGQIIGGLSGGAGNTVYVESATGVGEGARTGLTSVVTGGLFCVAVFFTPLAAVVPIQAAAPALVLVGALMMTQARKIDWSDLEVAVPAFLTIVLMPFTYSITNGVGAGVIAYVVIKAARGKFREIHWLIWVVGVVFAAYFGISAIELLLGG from the coding sequence ATGACCCAAGTACAGACCCACTCCTCCGTACCGGAGCCGGCCACCGGAAGGTCCGCGCTCGACCGCTTCTTCCGGTTGAGTGACCGCAAGACCTCGGTATCGCGCGAGATCCGCGGCGGTATCACCACTTTCGTCGCGATGGCCTACGTTATCCTGCTCGTCCCGCTGATCATCGGCGGGGTCCAGGACATCGACGGCAACACCCTCAGCATCGCGCAACTCACCACCGCCACCGCGTTTTCCGCGGGCCTGAGCACCATTCTGATGGGCCTGGTCGGCAACGTACCGCTGGCACTGGCCGCGGGGCTGGGTGTGGTGCCGGTGGTCGCCTTCCAGGCGGCGCCGCACATGACCTGGCCGCAAGCCATGGGCCTGGTGGTGCTGATGGGCGTGATCATCGTGATCCTGGCCGCCACCGGATTGCGCACGATGATCATCAACGCCATCCCGCTCGCGCTCAAGAACGCCATCGGCGTCGGGATCGGCATGTTCATCGCGATGATCGGGCTGGTGTCGGCCGGGGTGGTCGGGCACGGCGCGCAGACCGGCCCGCCGGTGACCCTCGGCGCGGGCGGGCACCTTTCCGGTTGGCCCGTGGTGATTTTCGCGGTCGGGCTGCTGCTCATGCTGGCGCTGTTCATCCGCAAGGTGCCCGGCGCCATGCTGATCAGCATCGCCATCGCCACGGTGCTGGCCATCGTGGTGAATTCGCTGGCGAAGATCGATCCCAAGACCTGGGGTCCGGTCGTGCCGGAGACACCCAAGGGGCTGTTCGCCGCGCCGGACTTCGGCCTACTGTTCGATATCGATCTGATCGGCGGATTCGCCGAGGCCGGTGGGCTGGTCGCCGGTGTCGTGCTGTTCACGCTGGTGCTCACCGGCTTCTTCGACGCCATGGGCACCGTGTTCGGCGTCTGCGACGAGGCGGGCCTGCTCGACGAGAAGGGCACCATGCCCGGTCTCGGCAAGGTGCTGACCGTCGACGGCGTCGGCCAGATCATCGGTGGTCTCAGTGGTGGGGCGGGCAACACCGTCTACGTCGAGTCCGCGACGGGCGTCGGTGAGGGCGCTCGTACCGGCTTGACCAGCGTGGTGACCGGTGGATTGTTCTGCGTGGCAGTCTTTTTCACGCCGTTGGCCGCAGTGGTGCCGATCCAGGCGGCCGCGCCGGCGCTGGTGCTGGTCGGCGCGCTGATGATGACTCAGGCCCGCAAGATCGACTGGTCCGACCTGGAAGTCGCGGTGCCCGCGTTCCTGACCATCGTGCTGATGCCGTTCACCTACTCGATCACCAACGGGGTCGGCGCGGGCGTCATCGCGTACGTGGTGATCAAGGCGGCACGCGGGAAGTTCCGCGAGATCCACTGGCTCATCTGGGTGGTGGGCGTGGTGTTCGCCGCTTACTTCGGCATCTCGGCCATCGAACTACTGCTCGGCGGATAG
- a CDS encoding hydroxypyruvate isomerase family protein: MKHYAGESGLPKFDVNCSILFTDLPLLERPAAAKAAGFDAVEFWWPFGENPVPGDQEIDAFVRALDDAGVALVGLNFIDLIPAGRGLVSVPGEVARFRDNIDVAVGLAERTGCRALNALYGNRIAGEDPVRQDELALENLRLAARAAARIEAVVLVEALNAYESPQYPIVSAEHAVRVIEQTGEPNVRFLCDLYHLARMDENLLEVIKTHARHIGHVQIADDPGRGRPGTGELDFGTLFDTLAAAGYDGWIGLEYKDPELDWKWIKA, from the coding sequence GTGAAGCATTACGCAGGGGAGTCCGGTCTCCCGAAGTTCGACGTCAACTGCTCTATTCTTTTCACCGATCTGCCGTTGCTGGAACGCCCCGCCGCGGCCAAGGCCGCGGGATTCGACGCGGTCGAATTCTGGTGGCCCTTCGGCGAGAATCCGGTGCCGGGCGACCAAGAGATCGACGCCTTCGTGCGCGCGCTCGACGACGCCGGCGTGGCGCTGGTCGGGTTGAATTTCATCGATCTGATTCCGGCGGGTCGCGGACTGGTGTCGGTGCCCGGCGAGGTCGCCCGCTTCCGGGACAACATCGACGTGGCCGTGGGTCTCGCCGAACGCACCGGGTGCCGCGCGCTGAACGCGTTGTACGGCAACCGGATCGCGGGCGAGGATCCCGTGCGACAGGACGAGCTCGCGCTGGAGAACCTGCGCCTGGCCGCCCGCGCCGCCGCCCGGATCGAGGCCGTCGTCTTGGTCGAGGCGTTGAACGCGTATGAGTCGCCGCAGTATCCGATCGTCAGCGCCGAGCACGCCGTGCGCGTGATCGAGCAGACCGGCGAGCCGAATGTGCGCTTCCTCTGCGATCTGTACCACCTGGCGCGGATGGACGAGAACCTGCTCGAGGTGATCAAGACCCATGCACGCCACATCGGCCACGTGCAGATCGCCGACGATCCCGGCCGCGGCAGGCCCGGCACCGGCGAACTCGACTTCGGCACCCTCTTCGACACCCTCGCCGCCGCAGGCTACGACGGCTGGATCGGCCTCGAATACAAAGACCCTGAGCTGGATTGGAAGTGGATCAAGGCATGA
- a CDS encoding allophanate hydrolase-related protein produces the protein MPLIFLNGSAMRGGPLNHLLHGAPFAGEAKTAPRYRFFSVGDRFPGLDPAADGGNSISGELFDVPMDVLREHLLPAEPPELELGAIELDDGRSVLSMVLRKPPTSYPELIDITRVGSWQKYREGAE, from the coding sequence ATGCCGTTGATTTTCCTGAACGGTTCCGCCATGCGCGGAGGGCCGCTCAATCATCTGCTGCACGGGGCGCCGTTCGCCGGCGAGGCGAAAACCGCGCCGCGCTACCGGTTCTTCTCGGTGGGCGACCGGTTTCCCGGGCTGGACCCGGCGGCCGACGGGGGCAACTCGATCAGCGGCGAGCTGTTCGACGTGCCCATGGACGTGCTGCGGGAACATCTGCTGCCTGCGGAACCGCCCGAGCTGGAGCTCGGCGCGATCGAGCTCGACGACGGGCGCTCGGTGCTGTCCATGGTGCTGCGCAAACCGCCGACGTCCTACCCGGAGCTGATCGACATCACCCGCGTCGGCAGTTGGCAGAAATATCGCGAAGGAGCTGAGTGA
- a CDS encoding xanthine dehydrogenase family protein molybdopterin-binding subunit, protein MTAVRSTRFPGEVAAPGKGGIGESPLRPDGTLKVKGEFAYASDMWMDGMLWGATLRSPHPRARILGMDISAALALPGVHAVLTHEDVPGRKCYGLDMTWDQPVLAFDEVRHHGEPIALVAADHPEIARRAVEVIAIEWEVLTPIIDPLAVVADPEANKVQERGGIARHQPVRVGDIAVGRAMSEVVVTGEYEVGIQDQAFLGPEAGLVAPGEDGGLDFYVATQWMHNDLDQIGPCLDLSPDQIRMTMAGVGGAFGGREDISMQIHAGMLALYTGKPIKMVYNREESFFGHVHRHPAQLRYEYGATRAGKIVFAEVRIVLDGGAYTSATLNVTGNASSLALGPYEVPHIKIDAYGVYTNNPPCGAMRGFGAVQACFAHESMMDKLAQALDLDPVYVRQVNAVSQGSKLATGQVVHAPMPMAEMLGQLRAMPLPAPLDAADIRNLPGGASQTTHGEGVVRGVGYGVGIKNICFSEGFDDYSTARVRLEVIGGEPVALVHTAAAEVGQGLVTVEAQIARTELGIEKVTIHPADNQIDSAGSSSASRQTYMTGGAVKAACEAVRMRVLALAQGRFGATRGLRLVGGKVVSGTGEVFAAIVDLLGDEIIEETRKYHHKPTTGMDPVTGQGNSHTQLALCVHRAVVDVDTELGLVKVVALDAVQDVGKIMNRLSLEGQIHGGSAQGLGLAVMEEIQVRDGKVLNPSFTDYLIPTILDSPPQRLEILENADPHAPYGLRGAGEPPTLSSTPAIVAAIRDACRAAGGTVHINRVPVRPEDIIRSS, encoded by the coding sequence ATGACCGCGGTACGGAGCACCCGCTTTCCGGGTGAGGTCGCGGCGCCGGGCAAGGGCGGTATCGGCGAGAGCCCGCTGCGGCCCGACGGCACGCTGAAGGTCAAGGGCGAGTTCGCCTATGCCTCGGATATGTGGATGGACGGCATGCTGTGGGGCGCCACGCTGCGCAGTCCGCACCCGCGGGCCCGCATCCTCGGCATGGACATCAGCGCGGCGCTCGCGTTGCCCGGCGTGCACGCGGTGCTCACCCACGAGGATGTGCCCGGCCGCAAGTGTTACGGCCTCGACATGACCTGGGACCAACCGGTTCTCGCCTTCGACGAGGTGCGCCACCACGGTGAGCCGATCGCGCTGGTCGCCGCCGATCATCCCGAGATCGCCCGGCGCGCGGTCGAAGTGATCGCCATCGAGTGGGAGGTGCTGACCCCCATCATCGATCCGCTCGCGGTGGTCGCCGATCCCGAGGCCAACAAGGTGCAGGAGCGGGGCGGTATCGCCCGGCATCAGCCGGTCCGGGTCGGCGATATCGCGGTCGGCCGCGCCATGTCCGAGGTCGTCGTAACCGGCGAATACGAAGTCGGCATCCAGGATCAGGCGTTCCTCGGCCCGGAGGCCGGGCTGGTCGCGCCGGGCGAGGACGGTGGGCTCGACTTCTACGTCGCCACTCAGTGGATGCACAACGATCTCGATCAGATCGGTCCCTGTCTCGACCTGTCCCCGGACCAGATCCGGATGACCATGGCCGGCGTCGGCGGCGCGTTCGGTGGCCGCGAAGACATTTCGATGCAGATCCACGCCGGCATGCTCGCGCTCTACACCGGTAAGCCGATCAAGATGGTGTACAACCGCGAGGAGTCGTTCTTCGGCCACGTGCACCGGCATCCGGCGCAGCTGCGCTACGAGTACGGCGCCACCCGCGCGGGCAAGATCGTCTTCGCCGAGGTGCGGATCGTGCTCGACGGCGGCGCCTACACCTCCGCCACCCTCAACGTCACCGGTAACGCGTCCTCACTGGCGTTGGGCCCGTACGAGGTTCCGCACATCAAGATCGATGCCTACGGCGTGTACACCAACAATCCGCCGTGCGGTGCGATGCGCGGATTCGGTGCGGTGCAAGCCTGTTTCGCGCACGAGTCGATGATGGACAAGCTGGCGCAGGCGCTCGACCTGGACCCGGTGTACGTCCGTCAGGTGAACGCGGTGTCGCAGGGCTCCAAGCTGGCGACCGGTCAGGTGGTGCACGCGCCGATGCCGATGGCCGAGATGCTCGGGCAATTGCGCGCGATGCCGCTGCCCGCGCCGCTGGACGCGGCCGACATCCGGAACCTGCCCGGCGGCGCCTCACAGACCACGCACGGTGAAGGCGTGGTGCGCGGCGTCGGCTACGGCGTCGGCATCAAGAACATCTGCTTCTCCGAGGGTTTCGACGATTACTCGACCGCGCGGGTACGCCTCGAGGTGATCGGCGGCGAACCCGTCGCGCTGGTGCACACCGCCGCCGCCGAAGTGGGACAGGGACTGGTCACGGTCGAAGCGCAGATCGCGCGCACCGAACTCGGCATCGAGAAGGTGACCATTCACCCCGCAGACAACCAGATCGACAGCGCGGGCTCCTCGTCGGCCTCCCGGCAGACCTACATGACCGGCGGCGCGGTGAAGGCCGCGTGCGAGGCGGTGCGCATGCGCGTACTCGCCCTGGCCCAAGGACGTTTCGGCGCCACCCGCGGGCTGCGGCTGGTCGGCGGCAAGGTGGTCTCGGGCACCGGTGAGGTGTTCGCCGCGATCGTCGATCTGCTCGGTGACGAAATCATCGAGGAGACCAGGAAGTACCACCACAAGCCGACCACCGGCATGGATCCGGTCACCGGACAGGGGAACAGCCACACCCAGCTGGCCCTGTGCGTGCACCGCGCGGTGGTCGATGTCGACACCGAACTCGGCCTGGTCAAAGTGGTTGCGCTGGACGCGGTTCAGGACGTCGGCAAGATCATGAACCGGCTCTCGCTGGAGGGCCAGATTCACGGCGGTTCCGCGCAAGGCCTGGGCCTCGCGGTGATGGAGGAGATCCAGGTCCGCGACGGCAAGGTGCTCAACCCTTCGTTCACCGACTATCTGATTCCCACGATTCTCGACTCGCCGCCACAGCGGCTCGAGATTCTCGAAAACGCCGATCCGCACGCCCCATACGGGCTGCGCGGCGCCGGAGAGCCACCCACGCTCTCCTCGACTCCCGCGATCGTCGCCGCCATACGGGACGCGTGCCGAGCGGCGGGAGGAACCGTGCACATCAACCGAGTGCCGGTGCGTCCGGAAGACATCATCCGGAGCAGTTGA